In Toxoplasma gondii ME49 chromosome X, whole genome shotgun sequence, a single genomic region encodes these proteins:
- a CDS encoding zinc binding protein, putative (encoded by transcript TGME49_226640) yields the protein MGRDFRHQLTGRKVYLCIQCNTHLTVHSELISKSFRGRTGAAWLFGKVVNVSEGALEDRNMTTGKHTIADVYCNDCGTNVGWRYECASDATQKYKEGKFILEKALLKSLEEDDSGQQRSSYMSSGDLDYE from the exons atgGGGAGAGACTTTCGCCACCAGCTCACCGGCAGAAAGGTCTACCT ctgtATCCAATGCAACACCCACCTGACGGTTCACAGCGAGCTCATCAGCAAGTCCTTTCGAGGTCGCACGGGTGCTGCATGGCTTTTCGGCAA AGTCGTCAATGTATCGGAGGGCGCCTTGGAAGACCGCAACATGACCACGG GAAAACATACTATTGCAGATGTGTATTGCAATGACTGCGGAACGAACGTCGGATGGCGCTACGAGTGTGCCTCCGACGCGACTCAAAAGTACAAAGAAGGAAAATTTATTCTTGAAAAG GCACTGCTGAAGAGtctggaagaagacgacagcggCCAGCAACGGTCCTCATACATGTCTTCCGGGGACCTCGACTACGAGTGA